One genomic window of Actinoplanes lobatus includes the following:
- a CDS encoding NAD(P)/FAD-dependent oxidoreductase, whose product MSGPVEVDVVIIGGGLAGLSAARRLDRAGVEWLLMEASDRLGGRVATDVVDGWRMDRGFQVLNTAYPRLPALVDVDALDMRWFTSGVLVRRGHSLHRLENPLREPLATPQTLLSGIGTLADRLRFAALVTRCATLPAARLLEMPETTTQAMLRGAGLSHRIIEEVLRPFLSGVFADRSLETSSHVTAMMLRSFARGRIGVPAAGMAALPAAIAGPLPFPQLLIGARTLSIGPGMVVTEGGEVRCRAVIVATDPAGAATLLPTRLPVPDTHSLTTFYFGAGHAPIDEPILLLDGDRREIIANTVVMSNAAPEYAPGGKSLIAATVVGVSAPSSASEAVIRVELSRMYGTPTDDWELLNVVTVPQALPAARPPQARLRKPVNLGDGLFVAGDHRDSPSIQGALAGGWRTAGAVLASFGARVGV is encoded by the coding sequence ATGTCGGGGCCGGTAGAGGTGGACGTCGTCATCATCGGCGGCGGGCTCGCCGGGCTGTCCGCTGCTCGCCGGCTCGATCGGGCCGGCGTCGAATGGCTCCTGATGGAGGCCTCCGACCGGCTGGGCGGCCGGGTCGCCACCGACGTCGTCGACGGCTGGCGGATGGACCGCGGATTCCAGGTCCTCAACACCGCCTACCCGCGGCTGCCCGCACTCGTCGACGTGGACGCGCTGGACATGCGCTGGTTCACCTCCGGAGTGCTGGTGCGCCGCGGGCACAGCCTGCACCGGCTGGAGAACCCGCTGCGCGAACCGCTCGCCACCCCGCAGACCCTGCTGTCCGGAATCGGCACCCTCGCCGACCGGCTCAGGTTCGCCGCGCTCGTCACCCGCTGTGCCACCCTGCCGGCGGCCCGGCTCCTCGAGATGCCGGAGACCACCACACAGGCGATGCTGCGCGGCGCCGGCCTCTCCCACCGGATCATCGAGGAGGTGCTGCGGCCGTTCCTCTCCGGCGTGTTCGCCGACCGCTCCCTGGAGACGTCCAGCCACGTGACCGCCATGATGCTGCGCTCCTTCGCCCGCGGCCGGATCGGCGTCCCGGCCGCCGGGATGGCCGCGCTGCCCGCCGCGATCGCCGGCCCGCTGCCCTTCCCGCAGTTGCTGATCGGCGCGCGGACCCTCTCCATCGGCCCCGGCATGGTCGTCACCGAGGGTGGTGAGGTCCGCTGCCGCGCCGTGATCGTCGCCACCGACCCGGCCGGCGCCGCCACCCTGCTGCCCACCCGCCTGCCCGTGCCGGACACGCACAGCCTCACCACGTTCTACTTCGGCGCCGGCCATGCCCCCATCGACGAGCCCATCCTCCTGCTCGACGGCGACCGGCGGGAGATCATCGCCAACACCGTCGTGATGAGCAACGCCGCACCCGAATACGCCCCCGGTGGCAAGAGCCTCATCGCGGCCACCGTCGTCGGCGTCTCGGCGCCCTCCAGCGCGTCCGAGGCCGTGATCCGGGTCGAACTGTCCCGGATGTACGGAACGCCGACCGACGACTGGGAACTGCTCAACGTGGTCACGGTGCCGCAGGCCCTGCCCGCGGCCCGCCCGCCCCAGGCCCGGCTGCGCAAGCCGGTCAACCTGGGCGACGGCCTCTTCGTGGCCGGCGATCACCGAGACAGCCCCTCCATCCAGGGCGCGCTGGCCGGAGGCTGGCGCACCGCCGGAGCAGTCCTGGCGTCATTCGGCGCTCGGGTCGGGGTGTAA
- a CDS encoding tyrosine-type recombinase/integrase has product MNPATGPSEPLDLDDIRTLIPDWERHLKARNRSAQTIASYRRCALNLAEWLAREGRPTLVGSVTREHIEAFLAEMLDRLSAATAAKHYRSLQQFWKWLLDDEEITRSPMERMSPPAVPEQPVPVLTDDELRRLLGVCKGPEFEPRRDNAILRILIETGVRLGEISGLDLDDIDWEIDVVQVLGKGRRRRSVPFGSKTSDALRRYVRARAKHPKAGTSSALWLGRQGRMTESGLAQMLERRGIQAGVPDVHPHRFRHSFANDWLAAGGQETDLMRLAGWKSRQMVGRYAASAADDRARAAHRQAARGDRF; this is encoded by the coding sequence GTGAATCCTGCTACAGGACCGAGCGAGCCCCTGGACCTCGACGACATCCGCACCCTGATCCCGGACTGGGAACGCCACCTGAAGGCGAGAAACCGGTCGGCGCAGACGATCGCCAGCTACCGGCGCTGCGCCCTGAACCTTGCCGAGTGGCTGGCCCGGGAAGGACGGCCGACCCTCGTCGGATCCGTCACCCGGGAACATATCGAGGCATTCCTGGCCGAAATGCTGGACCGGCTATCGGCCGCAACCGCCGCAAAGCACTACCGCTCGTTGCAGCAGTTCTGGAAATGGCTGCTCGACGACGAGGAGATCACCCGCTCGCCGATGGAACGAATGAGCCCACCCGCAGTGCCGGAACAGCCGGTCCCGGTGCTCACCGACGACGAGCTGCGGCGCCTGCTGGGCGTCTGCAAAGGTCCCGAATTCGAACCGCGCCGGGACAACGCCATTCTGCGCATACTGATCGAAACCGGTGTGCGGCTCGGCGAGATCTCCGGCCTGGACCTGGACGACATCGACTGGGAGATCGATGTCGTCCAGGTCCTGGGCAAGGGCCGCCGCCGGCGCTCGGTGCCGTTCGGCTCCAAGACCTCGGACGCTCTTCGCCGCTACGTGCGGGCGCGGGCCAAGCATCCGAAGGCCGGCACGAGCAGCGCGCTCTGGCTGGGCCGACAAGGGCGGATGACCGAGTCGGGACTGGCCCAGATGCTGGAGCGTCGCGGCATCCAGGCTGGTGTTCCGGATGTGCATCCGCACCGGTTCCGGCACAGCTTCGCCAACGATTGGTTGGCTGCTGGCGGGCAGGAGACGGACCTGATGCGGCTGGCGGGTTGGAAGTCACGGCAGATGGTTGGTCGGTACGCGGCTTCCGCCGCCGATGATCGGGCCAGGGCTGCGCATCGGCAGGCGGCCAGAGGCGATCGTTTTTAG